The proteins below come from a single Danio aesculapii chromosome 25, fDanAes4.1, whole genome shotgun sequence genomic window:
- the prr33 gene encoding mucin-2: MAVNIGKATQAGLLSQQYPPPLLPKPGKENVRLQKLQKKTAKKKAAAQALQPSAPFRSSLSPVNEASPDLEHSDHSTPPKTPETPFYISTVHPRFNVRPLYQHVSSPYPHHRGFTYGQTTRFSPQTHVAPGHTTYTASPGIDIHVTAPITVLQISQRAEVSSALTTHVITSKTPSPQLNVPRAAKPLFEVPQITNYTAKSVVLQIPYTSTTRSKTPTAELLRGPTPTFEVRRIVTPTSEIRDRTPTREIKKATTPTFEIKRMTTPTSEIKKTPTSEIRKETIPSSEMKRVSTSASGITQNGTETLEAKQGTTSTLEPKGVTTPVRVKTPTYDLISIRTPMGRPKTPSDHVSRVRVSVIEISRPNPLLFAVSPVHMEGRRSKTPTSSLIGPRDEINKVSTQVNGTSHSEIYQNGDIDAKSAEPLKEKLDKTLSENLPKLESSKPKTQIQESPNLNANEHPKQETPTTLKIEPTQTHLSSVDYQRPLSKVPPFAGQRPKTPTAPKSKPAYYGLTPAEYAAHGGIKSFSPSFSISTPTVLPSVEATHLPKQVPVVPQANENVTTPNKNSEKQVKVQPPQTDVVKDKITVVPSLLDISNTTGDIPKQPVPELKAKKADVKIPTIVVFVADTPSSEAKAVAISTVTPRVRTPTYGSPRLSQMTPALPTVKETTKTESKAVLLSDQDVDKPALSKVSEGKVNAIPTKESEKPTEAKMSLLERIKKQKLTPASEKPPEKVEVKDVVKPLAEPKDQKDIETKDAQPEKVDKVDTKASPQEEIQPAVEKKEKDEGSSLPAESLLKVMQKPKGMKSKLSGWSRLKKHMVVDVEEPKFPETEPGSEKDVPATTDQNEKQMQNKPEDKAKLSESQGSKDPPRATKMWDAVLFQMFSTEENIMQQIESNKTEEQKMMEAEQKTPKEIPTFAHRLPVLLYSPRFDARRLREAASRPATKIATVFEMGLIGRKNKDEEPKDFNRTAKGFSG; encoded by the coding sequence ATGGCTGTCAATATCGGTAAGGCTACCCAGGCAGGCCTGCTTTCCCAGCAGTACCCACCACCTTTGCTTCCCAAACCTGGAAAAGAAAATGTCCGGCTCcagaaactacaaaaaaaaacagcaaagaaaaaagCTGCTGCCCAAGCCTTACAGCCATCAGCCCCCTTCCGCTCAAGCCTCTCTCCAGTAAATGAAGCAAGCCCTGACCTGGAGCACAGCGATCACTCAACTCCTCCTAAGACTCCAGAGACACCTTTCTATATTAGCACGGTACATCCACGCTTCAACGTCCGACCACTATATCAGCATGTATCGTCTCCTTATCCTCATCACAGAGGATTCACTTATGGCCAGACAACAAGATTTTCGCCACAAACACATGTGGCTCCCGGCCACACCACATACACAGCCTCGCCAGGAATTGACATACATGTTACAGCTCCAATCACTGTTCTTCAAATTTCACAAAGAGCGGAAGTCAGCTCAGCTCTTACGACCCATGTAATTACCTCTAAAACTCCAAGCCCTCAGCTAAATGTTCCTAGAGCAGCAAAGCCGTTGTTTGAAGTCCCTCAAATCACCAATTACACTGCTAAGTCAGTAGTTTTACAAATACCTTATACATCAACAACAAGGAGTAAAACACCTACTGCAGAGTTACTGAGAGGCCCAACACCAACATTTGAGGTTAGAAGAATAGTGACACCAACATCTGAAATTCGAGACCGAACACCAACCAGGGAAATCAAAAAGGCTACAACACCAACTTTCGAAATCAAGCGGATGACAACCCCAACTTCTGAAATTAAGAAAACTCCAACTTCTGAAATCAGGAAAGAGACGATTCCATCTTCTGAAATGAAAAGAGTCAGTACTTCTGCTTCAGGTATTACACAAAATGGAACAGAGACACTTGAGGCAAAACAGGGTACAACTTCAACACTTGAGCCGAAAGGGGTTACAACACCAGTAAGAGTAAAGACACCAACATATGACTTGATCTCAATAAGAACGCCTATGGGGCGACCCAAGACACCCTCAGATCATGTGTCACGTGTTAGAGTATCTGTGATTGAAATTTCACGACCAAATCCACTTTTATTTGCTGTGTCTCCTGTACATATGGAGGGCAGAAGATCCAAAACACCAACTTCAAGTTTGATTGGTCCACGTGATGAAATTAATAAAGTTTCAACTCAGGTTAATGGCACCAGTCATTCAGAAATATATCAAAATGGGGACATAGATGCTAAATCAGCTGAACCCTTAAAAGAAAAACTGGATAAGACCCTTTCAGAAAACCTCCCAAAGCTTGAGTCTTCAAAGCCAAAAACCCAAATACAGGAAAGCCCAAACCTTAATGCAAATGAGCATCCAAAGCAGGAAACCCCAACAACACTCAAAATTGAACCCACACAAACTCATTTATCTTCAGTTGACTATCAAAGGCCATTATCTAAAGTCCCTCCATTTGCAGGTCAAAGACCCAAAACACCAACAGCACCTAAATCCAAACCAGCCTATTATGGATTGACACCTGCTGAATATGCAGCCCATGGAGGAATAAAGAGTTTCTCGCCCAGCTTTAGCATTTCAACACCAACTGTTCTACCAAGTGTAGAAGCAACTCACCTTCCCAAACAAGTACCAGTAGTACCTCAAGCTAATGAAAATGTGACCACACCTAATAAAAACTCTGAAAAACAAGTTAAAGTCCAGCCACCTCAGACGGATGTTGTCAAAGATAAAATCACTGTGGTGCCTTCACTTCTAGACATTTCGAACACTACAGGGGACATTCCTAAGCAACCTGTGCCAGAATTAAAAGCAAAAAAGGCTGATGTTAAAATCCCAACTATTGTGGTATTTGTAGCTGACACGCCATCATCAGAAGCAAAAGCAGTGGCAATAAGTACCGTGACTCCAAGGGTAAGAACTCCAACCTATGGGTCTCCCAGACTTTCCCAAATGACACCAGCCCTTCCAACTGTGAAGGAAACTACTAAAACAGAAAGTAAGGCTGTGCTGTTGTCTGACCAAGATGTGGACAAGCCAGCACTTTCAAAAGTGTCGGAAGGTAAAGTAAATGCCATACCTACCAAAGAATCAGAGAAGCCAACAGAggcaaaaatgtctctgttagaGAGAATTAAGAAGCAGAAACTTACACCTGCTTCTGAAAAACCTCCGGAAAAGGTTGAGGTTAAAGATGTGGTTAAGCCTTTGGCTGAACCAAAAGACCAAAAGGACATTGAAACAAAGGACGCTCAACCTGAGAAGGTTGACAAAGTGGACACAAAAGCTAGTCCCCAAGAAGAGATCCAGCCTGCAGTGGAAAAGAAGGAGAAAGATGAAGGATCCTCTCTTCCTGCAGAGTCTCTCTTGAAGGTGATGCAGAAACCAAAAGGAATGAAGTCAAAGCTCAGTGGCTGGTCTCGTCTTAAGAAACATATGGTGGTTGATGTAGAGGAACCCAAGTTTCCAGAGACAGAGCCTGGGTCAGAGAAAGATGTCCCTGCCACCACTGAtcaaaatgaaaagcaaatgcaaAATAAGCCTGAAGACAAAGCTAAGCTTAGTGAGAGCCAGGGCAGTAAAGACCCCCCTAGAGCAACGAAAATGTGGGATGCTGTCCTCTTCCAAATGTTCTCAACCGAAGAGAACATAATGCAACAAATAGAATCAAATAAAACCGAGGAGCAAAAGATGATGGAGGCAGAACAAAAGACGCCAAAAGAGATTCCCACATTTGCACATCGTTTGCCTGTTCTCCTGTATAGCCCACGGTTTGATGCCAGACGACTAAGAGAAGCAGCTTCACGACCAGCAACAAAGATTGCAACAGTTTTTGAAATGGGACTTATAGGCcgtaaaaataaagatgaagaaCCAAAAGACTTTAATAGAACAGCCAAAGGCTTCAGTGGTTAA